One Syntrophales bacterium genomic window, GCCGATTTTTTTTGAAGGGCAGAATTTAATTGTCTATATGGCAATTCTTCTTGTTCCTTTGTTGTGGTATATCCTCTACCGTACGCGAATCGGGATCACGATCCGCTCCGTAGGAGAGAATCCTGCCACTGCCGACTCCCTGGGGATAAACGTTGACCGGGTTCGCTACATGTGTGTTCTTATTGGCGGGGTCCTCGCCGGCATGGCCGGAGGATACCTCTCAGTTGCCTATCGACCAGCATGGACCGAGGGAATGACTGCGGGAATGGGATGGATTGTTATTGCGTTGACCATCTTCGCCTTCTGGAATCCGGCCTATGGTATGCTGGGAGCCTACTTATTTGCGGCTCTCTATCACCTGTCATTCCGCTTGCAGCCGTGGGTATCGCCTGAACTACTTAAAGCAATGCCCTATGCATTTGCAATTCTGGTCTTGATCTTTGTGTCCCGCGGGACGTTGAAGAAACGGATAGGGGCACCAGCTGCGCTAAGCTTGCCTTACACGAGAGGCGAGGAGTGAGCAGGGAAGATAGTCAGGAAAATATAATCAATGGCAGAGTAAGAGGAAAGAAGTGTGTTATCGTTCGATGGTGGTTGTAAACTGCCAAAAATGGAGGAGGTGAGGTGTTTAATCCCAAATTTATCGAGTATTCTGGATAATTATCACTGCACTATCCTGAATATATGGTAAAGTAAGCAGTGAAAGTTGTTAAAATGAAAAGGCTGTTCGAATAGCCTATAATACAATAAAAGGAGGTTTTAAATGTTTACTCAACGAAACAAAGTTCTGTTAGTAACTGTATTAGTTGTGGCAGTCATCTTCAGTTTTGCTTCAGTGATGATGGCTAAAGAGTATGTTCCGGGCACGCCGCTTAAAGTGGGGTTCATCTATGTTGGACCTATCGGCGACCTGGGTTGGAGCTATGCGCACGATGAGGCGCGGAGAATTTGTGAGGATACTTTCCCCTGGTTGGAGACAGTCTATGTAGAGAGCGTTGCCGAGGGAAGCGAGGGGCTTTATATTGACAAGCTGATTATGGAAGAGGGCTGTGATGTTGTCTTAACCACCAGCTTTGGCTTCATGGATGGCACGCTGATTTCAGCGCAGAAATACCCGGACAAGATCTTTGCTCACTGCTCCGGGTTCAAACGTAATCCTAATATGATGACCTATATGGCCGATTTCTACCAGATTTACTATCTGAATGGGTTGATTGCCGGAGCGCTCACCAAAACAAATAAGACTGCCTATATAGGCGCTTTCCCAATTCCTGAGGTAAAACGCCACATGGGTGCATTCGCCGTGGGTGTGCGGGAAACCACACCCAA contains:
- a CDS encoding ABC transporter permease, encoding MGWETWIVTTLSRSLAYGTPLLLGTLGEIYAERSGVLNLGVEGMMIMGAYSGFTTAYITGNPWLGILVAAVVGGAFSLIHAFTSVTLKANQVVSGLSLTMLGLGLSGMFGRGWEGKPLPATIPKITVPGLSKIPFLGPIFFEGQNLIVYMAILLVPLLWYILYRTRIGITIRSVGENPATADSLGINVDRVRYMCVLIGGVLAGMAGGYLSVAYRPAWTEGMTAGMGWIVIALTIFAFWNPAYGMLGAYLFAALYHLSFRLQPWVSPELLKAMPYAFAILVLIFVSRGTLKKRIGAPAALSLPYTRGEE